The following are from one region of the Nocardioides marmotae genome:
- the rpmC gene encoding 50S ribosomal protein L29, translating into MANSTKAHELDELNDVDLEAKLREAKEELFNLRFQAATGQLESHGRLRTVKKDIARIYTVVRERELGIRTAPGTDNEDGAA; encoded by the coding sequence ATGGCCAACAGCACCAAGGCCCACGAGCTCGACGAGCTCAACGACGTCGACCTCGAGGCCAAGCTGCGCGAGGCCAAGGAGGAGCTCTTCAACCTCCGGTTCCAGGCGGCCACCGGCCAGCTGGAGAGCCACGGTCGCCTCCGCACGGTCAAGAAGGACATCGCCCGGATCTACACCGTGGTGCGCGAGCGCGAGCTCGGCATCCGCACGGCTCCCGGGACCGACAACGAGGATGGTGCCGCATGA
- the rplP gene encoding 50S ribosomal protein L16, translating into MLMPRRVKHRKQHHPKRTGVAKGGTKLAFGDFGIQAVEGHYVTNRQIESARIAMTRHIKRGGKVWINIYPDRPLTKKPAETRMGSGKGSPEWWVANVKPGRVMFELSGVTEDVAREAMRRAMHKLPMKCRFISREAGEF; encoded by the coding sequence ATGCTGATGCCCCGTCGTGTCAAGCACCGCAAGCAGCACCACCCCAAGCGGACCGGTGTTGCGAAGGGTGGCACGAAGCTCGCCTTCGGCGACTTCGGCATCCAGGCGGTCGAGGGTCACTACGTGACCAACCGCCAGATCGAGTCGGCGCGTATCGCGATGACCCGTCACATCAAGCGTGGCGGCAAGGTGTGGATCAACATCTACCCCGACCGCCCGCTGACCAAGAAGCCCGCCGAGACCCGCATGGGTTCCGGCAAGGGTTCTCCCGAGTGGTGGGTGGCGAACGTCAAGCCCGGCCGCGTCATGTTCGAACTCTCCGGTGTCACCGAGGACGTCGCCCGCGAGGCCATGCGCCGCGCGATGCACAAGCTCCCGATGAAGTGCCGGTTCATCTCGCGAGAGGCGGGTGAATTCTGA